Part of the Candidatus Saccharimonadia bacterium genome is shown below.
GCGTGCATAGCGCCGGCGCCCTTGTCTTCGTGGGTGCCGGGGCCGCCGGCGCGCATTTCGATTTGGCCGCGGTCGTAGGCGGCAATCACACAATCGCCGATCGCGACCGCGTCTTCCTCTAGTGCCACGCGCAGCAGCCCATCGGTGGCGCGCTGCAGCACGGTGTCGAAATGGGGCGTGCCGCCGCGCAAGACGACGCCGATGGCGACTACGGCGTCGAATTTGCCCGAGCGGGCCAGGGCCTGCGCGCCGCTCGGCAGTTCGCCCGAGCCATCGACGTGCTCGACCGCGACCTCAGTGACCCCGTGGCGTTTGGCCTCCTCGACGGCCCGGGTGACCATGCGCTCGATTAAATCTTCATTCCAGCGAGCGGCTACAACGGCTACTCGTAGGCCTCCGGCTTCTAGGGTTTGGCTTTGGCTACGGCCG
Proteins encoded:
- the ribH gene encoding 6,7-dimethyl-8-ribityllumazine synthase, which encodes MSTDGRSQSQTLEAGGLRVAVVAARWNEDLIERMVTRAVEEAKRHGVTEVAVEHVDGSGELPSGAQALARSGKFDAVVAIGVVLRGGTPHFDTVLQRATDGLLRVALEEDAVAIGDCVIAAYDRGQIEMRAGGPGTHEDKGAGAMHAALDLALLKRKYRPDAT